Sequence from the Sphingomonas sp. SORGH_AS_0950 genome:
GGCCCGCTTTATGCCAATAGCGTCGGGGTCGATTCGCTGTTCGAGGGCGCGTTCGACCGGCTGCCCGAGGCGGTGCGCGCCGAATGGCTGCGCCGGGCCATGGTGATGCTGACCGCCGGGTCGAGTTCGATCCGCATGTTCGAGGCCCCCGCACGCGCCGCCGCCGCGACCGCGCGCGCGCTGATGGCGCAGGCCGCGGCGCGGCGCTGGGGCGTCGCATGGACCGCATGCGAGGCGAAGCAGGGCTTCATCACCCATGGCGCGCAGCGGCTGCGCTTCGCCGAGTTGGCCGAGGCGGCGGCGGGCGAGACGGTGCCCGAGCCCCTGCCGCTGGGCAGCGGCGGTGCGGGCGCGCTGGCGGGCCGGGACCTGCCCCGGCTCGATTCACCCGCCAAGGTCGATGGCTCGGCCAATTTCACCGCGGATATCCGCTTGCCCGATATGGTGCATGTCGCGGTTCGCCATGCCCCCTGGGGGCGGACCCGCTCCATCGCGATCGACCGCGCGGCGGCGATGCGGGTGCAGGGCGTGGTCGATGTGGTCGAGGGCGACGATTGGGTCGCGGTCGCCGCCGCCAGCTGGTGGATCGCGCAAAAGGGCCTCGATGCGCTGGCACCGCGCGCCGTGACCGAGGGGCCGATCCCGACGACGGCGGACATGGCCCGCGCGCTCGACGCGGCGTTGGCGGGGAAGGGGCACTCGGTCGCCTCGCAGGGCGATGTCGAGGCTGCGCTGGAAGGCGGGGGGCGGATCGCGGCACGCTATCGGATCGGGGTGGGGGTCCATGCCGCGATCGAGTCGCGCGCGGCGGTGGCCGCCTGGCGCGACGGCGGGCTGGAGCTGTGGTTGCCGACCCAGGCCCCGGTCCGGGCGCGCGAAATCGCGGCGCGGGCGGCGGGGATCGCGCCGGACCGGGTGATCGTCCACCCCATGCCGATCGGCGGATCCTTCGGCATCGCGCTTGAGAGCGAGGCGGCGGCGCAGGCGGCTGTGATCGCGGTCCGGTTGAAGCGGCCGGTCAACCTCCTCTGGTCGCGGACCGAGGATCTGCGCCGCGACGCGTACCGCGCGCCGATGCGGGCCGAGATGACCGCGCGCGTGGCGGGCGGGCGGCTGCTGGCGTGGCGGGCGCGCGTCGCCGCGCCGGACACCGGCCGCGATCTGGCCGGGCGGCTGATGCCCGGCGGGTTCGTCCGGGCGGGCATGGCGCGGGGCGACGCCTATGCGATGGGGGGAGCGGTGCCGCCCTATGCGATCCCGGCGCTGGCGGTGGATCATCACGCCGTCGAGCTGCCCATCCCGACCGGCCATGTGCGCGGCGGCGCCCATGTCGGTCATGGCTTTGTGACCGAATCCTTTCTCGACGAATGCGCGCAGGCCGCCGGGGCCGATCCGCTGGCCTGGCGGATGACGATGCTGGGCGAGGCGCCGCGCCTGGCGCGCTGCCTGTCCACCGCCGCGTCGCTGGGCGGATGGGAAGGGGGCCGCGCGGGCAGCGGGCAGGGCGTGGCGGCGCACGCCTTTCGCGGCAGCTTCGTCGCGGTGATGGCGGAGGTCCACCGCGACGCCGCGGGGCGGCCGATCGTCGACCGGCTGGTCGCGGCGGTCGATGCCGGGCGGATCGTCAACCCCGACATCGTGCGCCAGCAGATCGAGGGCGGGCTGATCTTCGGGCTCGCCGCATGGCGCGGCGGCGCGGTCGGCTTCGTCCAGGGACTGGCCGAGCCCGCGCGGCTGGGGGCGCTGAACCTGCCGCGTCTGGCCGACACCCCCGACATCACGGTCGAGCTGATCCGCTCGGACGAAGCCCCCGGCGGCGTGTCCGAACTGGCCGTGCCGCCGGTCGCGCCCGCCATCGCCAATGCGCTTGCCACCCTGCCGGGCTTCCCACGGATACGAAGCCTGCCGATGGAGTTGTCCGCCTGATGTTGCCCCCCGACCATCCGCCCGTCCCGCGTCCGAAGATCGGCGTGCTCCTGATGAATCTGGGCACCCCCGACGCGCCCGACCCGAAGTCGGTGAAGCGCTATCTGGGCGAATTCCTGTCGGACCGCCGCGTCATCGAGATTCCCGCCCTGCTGTGGCAGCCGATCCTGCGCGGTATCATCCTGAACACCCGGCCCAAGAAGTCGGCCCATGCCTATTCATTGGTCTGGCGCGAGGACGGCTCGCCGCTCGCCGCCATCACCAAGGCGCAGGCGGCGGCGCTGAAGGACGCGTTCGGGCCCGGCGTCATGGTCGACTGGGCGATGCGCTATGGCCGTCCCGCCATTGCCGACCAGGTACAGGCGATGAAGGATGCGGGGTGCGAGCGGATCCTGCTCGCGCCGCTCTATCCGCAATATTGCGCGGCGACGACCGCGACCGCCAATGACCGGGCCTTCGCGCATCTGGCGACGATGCGCTGGCAGCCCGCGATCCGCACCCTGCCGCCTTATTATGACGATGCGCTCTATATCGACGCGCTGAAGACGCAGCTGGAGACGCAGCTCGCCGCGCTGGATTTCACCCCCGAGGCGGTCGTCGCCAGCTTCCACGGCATGCCGCAGCGCACGCTGGAGCTGGGCGACCCCTATCACTGCCATTGCCGCAAGACCGCGCGGTTGCTGGCCGAGGCGATGAAGGACACGTTGGGCGACCGCGAATTGCTGGTCGCGTTCCAGTCGCGATTCGGCCGCGCCAAATGGCTGGAGCCCGCGACCGACACCGTGCTGGAGGCGCTGCCCGGACGGGGCATCCGCAAGGTCGCGATCCTGGCGCCGGGTTTCTCGGCCGACTGTATCGAGACGCTGGAGGAACTGGCGATTCGCGGTCGCGAAAGTTTCGAGGGCGCGGGCGGCACCCATTTCGCCTATCTGCCCTGCCTCAACGACAGTGACGTCGGGATCGCGATGCTGCGCGGATTGATCGCACGCGAGCTTCAGGGGTGGTTGCCGTAGCGTAATATTACGTTTCGCCCGGTCTTCGCCATTGCGGATGACCTCTGCCCCTTTTAAGCCACAATCGGAAAATGGGAGAGGTTTGATGGCACGGGTCGCGATTGTGACGGGTGGTACGCGCGGTATTGGCGAGGCGATCAGCCTGGCATTGAAAGAGGCGGGCGTGACCGTCGCCGCCAATTATGCGGGCAATGACGAACGCGCTCGCGAGTTCTCCGAACGCACCGGGATCAAGGCGTATAAGTGGGACGTTGCCGATTATGACGCGGTCCAGGCGGGCGCCGCGCAGGTCGCCGAAGAACTGGGCCCGGTCGACATCGTCGTCAACAATGCGGGCATCACCCGTGACGGCACGCTGCTGAAGATGACCTACCAGATGTGGAAGGAGGTCATGGACACCAATCTGGGCGGTTGCTTCAACATGGCCAAGGCGGTGTTCCCCGGCATGCGCGAGCGCAAATGGGGTCGCATCGTCAATATCGGTTCGATCAACGGCCAGGCGGGCCAGTATGGCCAGGTCAACTATGCCGCCGCCAAGTCGGGCATCCATGGCTTCACCAAGGCGCTGGCGCAGGAAGGCGCGCGCGTCGGCGTGACCGTGAACGCGATCGCGCCGGGCTATATCGACACCGACATGGTCGCCGCCGTCCCCGCCGACGTGCTGGAGAAGATCGTCGCCAAGATCCCGGTCGGCCGACTGGGCCAGGCGCATGAGATCGCGCGCGGCGTCGCGTTCCTGTGTTCGGACGAGGCGGGCTTCGTCACCGGCTCGACCCTGTCGATCAACGGCGGCCAGCACATGTACTGATGCAAGAACGCCGACCTCCACGGGGGAGATCGGCGTTCCGTCCTCGATACGCTACGCGAGGAAAACCGGGGCGGGTGGGGCAGATACAGGCCCCGCCCGCCCGAACTGTGTTAGCGGCAATAGCCCGGACGACCCGACCGCTCGATCGCGCGGCCCGCCAGCGCGCCCGCACCGCCGCCGATCAGCGTGCCCAGCGTGCGGTCGCCATCGGTGTCGATCGTCCGGCCCAGCAGGCCACCCGCGACCGCGCCGACGATGGTGCCGGTGGTGCCGGAGCGGCGGCACTTGCGCGCCTGATATTCGGCGCGCGCGCCATCCTCATAACCCCGGTCGTAGCGATCGGCATGATAGGCCCGGCGATAGCGGTGCGCATCCGCGGCGGTCGCAGGCAGGACAGCGCCGCCGAGCATCGCCAGCGTGGTCGCCGCCAGGGTCAGGGTCTTCATCATGGTATCACTCCCGATATTTCGTTTCGATCGGCGGTCCCGTCCGCCGTTGATCCGCTTCTGGACGATTCGGCTTGAGCCTTTCCTGAATGCCCCGGTTATCCGCCGTTCATCCGCGCCAGCCTGTGCCGATCCGATCGGGCGGCCGTATTTTTGGCGCTGTCGTGTTGCGGCGCGGCGCGTATGAGGCGCCATGCGTATCCTCCTGTCCTGCCTGTTGCTGCTGGCCTGTATCCCCGGATGGTCGGGTGAGGCGCGGCTGGGCCTGCTGGAGCAGCGGGGGCAGATGGACGTGCGCCGCGTCGCGCTCGACCCGCGCGATCCGTCGCGCCGGACGCTGGGCGCGCTGACCTATCTGGGCGGTGTGGCGCTGACCAGCCGCGATCCGGCCTTTGGCGGATTCTCGTCGCTGACGGTGACGGGGGACCGTTTCACCCTGCTCAGCGACGGCGGCAATGTCGTGCAGTTCGCGATGGGCGGGGACTGGCGTCCGCACGGCATCCGCTTCGCCAACCTGCCCGCGGGGCCGGGGATCGGGTGGCAGAAATGGGACCGCGACAGCGAATCGATGGCGGTCGATCCGCGCACCGGCGCCCTATGGGTGGGGTTCGAGCGCTATAACCAGATCTGGCGCTATGCCCCCGGCTTCGCCCGCGCGGAGGGATTCGTCGCGCCGCGCGGCATGAAGCGCTGGCCGATCAATGGCGGCCCCGAATCGCTGGCCCGGATGCCCGACGGGCGATTCGTCACCATTTCCGAAGAGGCCAAGATTCGCCGCACGCTGTGGCGTGGGGGCGAGGCGTCGCGCAAGACCACGCGGCAGGGGCTGATCTTCGCGGGCGATCCGTTGCGCCACCGCCCGCGCCTGTTCGCCTATCGCGTGTCGCCCGATTACGATGTGGCGGACGTCGCCGCCTTGCCCGACGGCGCGCTGATCGTGGTCGAGCGGCGATTCCGGCTGCCGTTCCGATTCTCGAATCGAATCATGCTGGTCCCGGCGGAGCGAATCGCGCCGGGACGGGTGGTGCGGGGGCATCTGCTCGCCGAACTCGACGCGCCGCTGATCCACGACAATTTCGAAGGGGTCGCGGTGACGCAGGAGGGCGGGGCGACGATCCTGTGGCTGGTGTCGGACGACAACCAGTTGCCGATCGAGCGCAGCTATCTGCTGAAATTCCGGCTGGACCGACGCTGATCGGGCGATTCGCGCGGCCTTCGGCTTCGCATCGGCCGAACGGCGGTTTGGAATGGACCAGGCGAATCGCGGACACGGATGCTGACACCCGTTCAGCCTGAGCGAAGTCGAAGGCCACGCCCCAGGGCCGATCGGCATTCCATGATGCCTTATCCTTCCCTCGCCCCTCGCAGAGGGGAGAGGGTTGCGCAGACTTGGTCTTTGCGAAAGCAAAGGCTTAGTCGGAGCTGGGTGAGGGGTGGGCGCTCGCTCTGCGAGCGTGCGAGCCTACAGGCTCGCTCAACCCCTCACCCAAGCTGCGCTAGCCAGCAGGCTGGCAAGCTTCGCTAGGGTCAGGACTCGTTGATCACAGCCAGAAGATAACGGTGGCAGCGAGAGCGACGGCGGAGAAGAAGGCCGTGGGGCAGCGATCGTAGCGGGTAGCGACGCGCCTCCAGTCCTTAAGGCGGCCGAACATGATCTCGATGCGGCTGCGACGCCGGTAGCGACGCTTGTCGTACCTGACCGGCTCGTTGCGTGATCGCCGGCCCGGGATGCAGGGCTGGATGCCCTTGGCCTGGAGGGCGTCGCGGAACCAGTCGGCGTCGTAGCCGCGGTCCCCGAGCAGCCACTGCGCTTTTGGCAGTTCGTCCAGCAGCGCTGCCGCGCCGGTGTAGTCGCTGACTTGGCCGGCGGTCATGAAGAAGCTCAAGGGGCGGCCGTTCGCATCGGCAACGGCATGGAGCTTGGTGTTCATGCCGCCTTTGGTCCGACCGATCAGGCGGCCGAGATCCCCTTTTTAACCCGCAAGCTCGATGCCGTGCGGTGCGCCTTCAGGTAGGTCGCGTCGATCATCACGGTCTTGGGCTCGGCATCGCCCGCAGCTAACCCCTCCATCATGCGCGTGAACACGCCTCGCTCGCCCCAGCGCTTCCACCGGTTATACAGCGTCTTGTGCGGGCCGTAGGCGCTGGGCGCATCTCGCCAGCGCAGCCCGTTCTTGTTGACGAACACGATGCCGCTCAGCACCCGCCGGTCGTCCACCCTCGGCTTGCCGTGGCTCTTGGGAAAGAACGGCTGCAGGCGCTCCATCTGCTCGTCCGTCAGCCAAAACAGGTCGCTCATCCCGGTCTCCTTGCGGAAGCCTGAATCAGATCGCGACGCTCACATCAATGGGTCCTGACCCTAACCCTCTCCCCTGTCCAGGGGAGAGGGGAAGAAGACGCAATCCTGACTGTCGATCCGACCTGGCCCATGCCCCTACGCACGCCCAACCAAACGTCGAAAACCCGCCGCTCCGGGGAGCGGCGGGCTTCGAAACCTCGGCAGTCGCGTCGCGAAATTACGCGGCGGCGGCTTCGGTCTGGGTCGAGGCCAGCTTCTTCACGACGTCGCGCTTCAGGCGACGGGCGCGCAGGCTGAGCTGGTCGTCCGAGGTCTTGACGAGCCAGTTGTCGAGGCCGCCATTGTGCTCGACCGAACGCAGGCCGTGGGTCGAAACGCGAAGACGGACGCTCTTTTCCAGCGCGTCGGAAATCAGCGTGACGTTCTGCAGGTTCGGCAGGAACGTACGCTTGGTCTTGTTGTTGGCGTGGGAAACGTTGTTACCCACCTGCCGGCCCTTGCCGGTCAGCTCGCAAATGCGCGACATGATCGTTATCCTGGTTTCAGGCAATGCCCGGAAAGGCCGCGCGGATAACCCGTACCGGCGTCCGCGTCAACCGATTCCCCATCGGGGCCCGTGCAACCGGCCCGGTGAACGGGGCGTTGTTACGGCAACGAACCTGATGGAGCCAGACCCATGCGCGCCTTTCTCGTCCTTATCGGCATCGTCCTCCTGCTGGTCGCCGGGGCCATGGCGATGGGCTGGGTCAATATCGACCAGACCCGTCCGGCGGTGGTGCAGGCCCCCGCCTTCCGCGCCGAGGGGCCCAAGGTCTCGGTCGGCACCGAGACCAAGACCGTCGAGGTGCCCACGGTGAAGGTCGAAAAGCCCGCCGACAACGCGCAATAAGCCATAAGGGGCAGGGGCACCGCTCTTGCCCCTGTTCGCCGCGCGCGGCAGGGAGGGGGCATGTTTCCGCTCCCCGCCCCGATGCGTGCCGCGCTCGACGCCGCTGCCCAGGCGGGGCAGGCCGGAGAGGTGCCGGTCGGCGCGGTGGTGATTCGCGATGGCGTGATCCTGGCCACGGGGGCCAACGCGCCGCGCCGCCTGCACGACCCCACCGCCCATGCCGAGATCCAGGCGATTCGCGCGGCGGCCGCGACACTAGGCCGCGACCGGCTGGAGGATTGCGACCTCTGGGTCACGCTGGAGCCCTGCGCGATGTGCGCGGGGGCCATCGCCCATGCGCGGATCGCGCGACTCTATTATGCGGCCAGCGATCCCAAGGGCGGGGCGGTCGAGCACGGCCCCCGCTTCTTCGCGCAGCCGACCTGCCACCACCGGCCGGACATCTATGCCGGGATCGGCGAGGGGGAGGCGGCGGGCCTGTTGCGCGATTTCTTCGCGGTCCGGCGATAAGGCAGGCGACAGACGATGTCGGCGACTCATCAGATCGTCATCAACCCGGACGCCTTTCTCGAAACCGATCATGGGCGAGTTTGGACGGCCGAGCGGAACGAAGCCGCCTGGGCCTGGTGCTATGCGGCCTTGGAACAGGCGCTGTCCCGCCTTCCCCGGCCCGGGCGGGTCATTCTGGTCTGCGGTATCCAGGGTTCGGGCAAGACCTGTTGGATTGCCTCTCAACCTGTCTGCCCGGCAACCGTCTATTTCGATGCGGCGTTACCCGGCATTCGGCACCGGGCGAGGATCGTCGCCATCGCCAAGCAGGCCGACATGCCGATCGAGGCAGTGTGGATCGATACCCCGGTCGCCATCGCCCTGTCACGCAACGCATGCCGCCCCGCCGATCAGATCGTGCCGGAAGCCGCCATCCTGTCCGTTGCCGGGCAATTCGAGCCACCATCGCTTGCCGAAGGATTCATACGCATCCATGTCCATAAGGGCGGATGATGCGCTTCCGGACAAAGCAAAAAGGCCCGGACGGTATCCCGTCCGAGCCCTTTGCCATGGTCGCGAATCACGATTCGATCAGCGCAGGTCGCCCTCGCGGATCGGCACGATCTTGATCTCGACGCGGCGATTGGCGGCGCGGCCTTCCTCGGTGTCGTTCGAGGCGATCGGCTGCGACTTGCCGAAGCCGCGCGTGCCGATGCGGGCGGGCTGCACCCCGCGCGAGGCGAGATAATCCGCGACCGAGACCGCGCGCTGTTCAGACAGGCGCTGGTTGTACGCATCGCTGCCGGTCGAATCGGTGTGGCCGTACACGTCGATATAGGTCTGCTTATACTGAGACAGGATGTCGGCGACCTGATCCAGCGTCTGGCGGAACTGCGGCTGCACCTGCGACGAGTTATAGGCGAAGGTGATGCCCGAGGGCAGGTTCAGCAGCAGGTCGTCGCCCTGGCGCACCACCTGCACGTCGGTGCCCGCGGTCCGCGCGCGCAGGTCGCGCTCCTGCTTGTCCATATAGGCGCCGATCCCGGCCCCGGCGAGGCCGCCGATGCCGGCGCCCAGGATCTTCTCGGTCCGGTCGCGCCGACCGCCGACCAGGTCGCCAAGCAGATAGCCGCCGACCGCGCCGCCGATGCCGCCGATCGCGGCCTTGGACAGGCGCTGCTGTCCGGTTTCGGGATCGGTCGTGCAGGCCGAGGTGGCGAGCACCGCCGACATTGCGGCCATGGACAGGAACTTAGCGGACGTCTTCATGCGCATAACCCTTGTTAGATTGTCGCGTCTCACTCCCGGAAACGCGAACCCGGTGGCGCTTGTTCCGCAAGCGATCTGAACGGAACATGACGACGGGAGTTGTCGAAGGCCCTCCCGTCCCGCTATGAGCACCCTGTACCGATGGCACCGCTGCCCCCCTTTCCGTGGATCGACGTCCTCATCATCCTCGCGCTTGTCGCGTTGAACGGGGCGTTCGCGATGAGCGAGCTGGCGATCGTGTCGTCGCGCCGCGCCCGGCTGGAGGCGATGGCGCGCAGCGGCCGCAAGGGCGCGCAGGCCGCGCTGACGCTGGCCGCCGATCCGGGCAAGTTCCTGTCGACGGTGCAGATCGGCATCACCCTGACCGGCATCATCGCGGGCGCCTATTCGGGTGCCAGCCTGGGCACGCCGACCGCCGCGCGGCTGGAGACGCTGGGCATCGCGCCCTCGACCGCCGCGACGCTGGGCTTCGCGCTGGTGATCGGGCTGACCACCTATGCCTCGCTGATCCTAGGCGAGCTGGTGCCCAAGCAGTTTGCGCTGCGCAAGCCCGAGCCGATCGCCGCCTTCGTCGCGGTGCCGATGCGCTGGCTGGCGGTCGGCACCGCGCCGATCGTCTGGATCCTCGATTCGACCAGCGGGGTGATCTTCAAGCTGCTGGGCCTGAACCGCGACAATGAGGATCAGGTGACCGCCGAGGAGCTGCACCTGATCGTCGCCGAGGCGTCCAAGTCGGGCGTGATCGAGGAGCATGAACGCTCGATCATCTCGGGCGTGGTGCGGCTGGCCGACCGGCCGGTGCGCGAGGTGATGACGCCGCGTACCGAGATCGACTGGCTGGACTGCACGCTGGACGATGCCGCGATCCGCGCCAAGCTGCTCGAAAGCCCGCGCACCCGCCTGCCGGTGGGGGAGGGCTCGATCGACGCGGTGGTCGGGGTGGTGCAGGCGCGCGATATCGCCATGGCGCTGTTCCGGGGCGAGCCGCTCGACCTCAAGCAGCTGATGCGCAAGGCCCCCGTCGTCATCGACCGGATCGACGCGATGGACGTGCTGCTGGCGCTGCGCCAGGCCGAGGTGCCGATGGCGCTGATCCATGACGAGTACGGCCATTTCGAAGGGATCGTGACCCCGGCCGACCTGCTGGCGGCGATCGCGGGCGAGTTCGCCTCGGACGCCGATCCGGGCGAGGCCCCCTCGGTGGTCGAGCGCGATGACGGCTCGCTGCTGGTCGCAGGCACCATGGCGGCGGACGCGCTGGCCGACCGGCTGGGCATCGACCTGCCCGACGACCGCGACTATGCGACCGTGGCGGGCCTGGCGCTGGCGGTGTTCCGCCACCTGCCGACCGAGGGCGAGAGCTTCGTCGAGCAGGGCTGGCGCTTCGAGGTCGTGGACCTGGACGGACGGCGGATCGACAAGCTTCTGGTCAGCGAAGCGTAGCAGACCGATAGCCCGCTGCGGCGGCCCCGCGACGCGAAGACGC
This genomic interval carries:
- a CDS encoding xanthine dehydrogenase family protein molybdopterin-binding subunit, which gives rise to MELNRRNILIGGGAGAGLLVAWGLWPRAYVPDLATEPGEQAFGAWLKIGRDGIVTVAVPQAEHGQGIATTLAQVVADELGADWRTVAVESAPLGPLYANSVGVDSLFEGAFDRLPEAVRAEWLRRAMVMLTAGSSSIRMFEAPARAAAATARALMAQAAARRWGVAWTACEAKQGFITHGAQRLRFAELAEAAAGETVPEPLPLGSGGAGALAGRDLPRLDSPAKVDGSANFTADIRLPDMVHVAVRHAPWGRTRSIAIDRAAAMRVQGVVDVVEGDDWVAVAAASWWIAQKGLDALAPRAVTEGPIPTTADMARALDAALAGKGHSVASQGDVEAALEGGGRIAARYRIGVGVHAAIESRAAVAAWRDGGLELWLPTQAPVRAREIAARAAGIAPDRVIVHPMPIGGSFGIALESEAAAQAAVIAVRLKRPVNLLWSRTEDLRRDAYRAPMRAEMTARVAGGRLLAWRARVAAPDTGRDLAGRLMPGGFVRAGMARGDAYAMGGAVPPYAIPALAVDHHAVELPIPTGHVRGGAHVGHGFVTESFLDECAQAAGADPLAWRMTMLGEAPRLARCLSTAASLGGWEGGRAGSGQGVAAHAFRGSFVAVMAEVHRDAAGRPIVDRLVAAVDAGRIVNPDIVRQQIEGGLIFGLAAWRGGAVGFVQGLAEPARLGALNLPRLADTPDITVELIRSDEAPGGVSELAVPPVAPAIANALATLPGFPRIRSLPMELSA
- the hemH gene encoding ferrochelatase, which produces MLPPDHPPVPRPKIGVLLMNLGTPDAPDPKSVKRYLGEFLSDRRVIEIPALLWQPILRGIILNTRPKKSAHAYSLVWREDGSPLAAITKAQAAALKDAFGPGVMVDWAMRYGRPAIADQVQAMKDAGCERILLAPLYPQYCAATTATANDRAFAHLATMRWQPAIRTLPPYYDDALYIDALKTQLETQLAALDFTPEAVVASFHGMPQRTLELGDPYHCHCRKTARLLAEAMKDTLGDRELLVAFQSRFGRAKWLEPATDTVLEALPGRGIRKVAILAPGFSADCIETLEELAIRGRESFEGAGGTHFAYLPCLNDSDVGIAMLRGLIARELQGWLP
- the phbB gene encoding acetoacetyl-CoA reductase gives rise to the protein MARVAIVTGGTRGIGEAISLALKEAGVTVAANYAGNDERAREFSERTGIKAYKWDVADYDAVQAGAAQVAEELGPVDIVVNNAGITRDGTLLKMTYQMWKEVMDTNLGGCFNMAKAVFPGMRERKWGRIVNIGSINGQAGQYGQVNYAAAKSGIHGFTKALAQEGARVGVTVNAIAPGYIDTDMVAAVPADVLEKIVAKIPVGRLGQAHEIARGVAFLCSDEAGFVTGSTLSINGGQHMY
- a CDS encoding glycine zipper 2TM domain-containing protein; the encoded protein is MMKTLTLAATTLAMLGGAVLPATAADAHRYRRAYHADRYDRGYEDGARAEYQARKCRRSGTTGTIVGAVAGGLLGRTIDTDGDRTLGTLIGGGAGALAGRAIERSGRPGYCR
- a CDS encoding esterase-like activity of phytase family protein, which produces MRILLSCLLLLACIPGWSGEARLGLLEQRGQMDVRRVALDPRDPSRRTLGALTYLGGVALTSRDPAFGGFSSLTVTGDRFTLLSDGGNVVQFAMGGDWRPHGIRFANLPAGPGIGWQKWDRDSESMAVDPRTGALWVGFERYNQIWRYAPGFARAEGFVAPRGMKRWPINGGPESLARMPDGRFVTISEEAKIRRTLWRGGEASRKTTRQGLIFAGDPLRHRPRLFAYRVSPDYDVADVAALPDGALIVVERRFRLPFRFSNRIMLVPAERIAPGRVVRGHLLAELDAPLIHDNFEGVAVTQEGGATILWLVSDDNQLPIERSYLLKFRLDRR
- a CDS encoding IS5 family transposase (programmed frameshift); protein product: MSDLFWLTDEQMERLQPFFPKSHGKPRVDDRRVLSGIVFVNKNGLRWRDAPSAYGPHKTLYNRWKRWGERGVFTRMMEGLAAGDAEPKTVMIDATYLKAHRTASSLRVKKGNLGRLIGRTKGGMNTKLHAVADANGRPLSFFMTAGQVSDYTGAAALLDELPKAQWLLGDRGYDADWFRDALQAKGIQPCIPGRRSRNEPVRYDKRRYRRRSRIEIMFGRLKDWRRVATRYDRCPTAFFSAVALAATVIFWL
- the rpmB gene encoding 50S ribosomal protein L28, producing MSRICELTGKGRQVGNNVSHANNKTKRTFLPNLQNVTLISDALEKSVRLRVSTHGLRSVEHNGGLDNWLVKTSDDQLSLRARRLKRDVVKKLASTQTEAAAA
- a CDS encoding nucleoside deaminase, with protein sequence MRAALDAAAQAGQAGEVPVGAVVIRDGVILATGANAPRRLHDPTAHAEIQAIRAAAATLGRDRLEDCDLWVTLEPCAMCAGAIAHARIARLYYAASDPKGGAVEHGPRFFAQPTCHHRPDIYAGIGEGEAAGLLRDFFAVRR
- a CDS encoding AAA family ATPase, whose product is MSATHQIVINPDAFLETDHGRVWTAERNEAAWAWCYAALEQALSRLPRPGRVILVCGIQGSGKTCWIASQPVCPATVYFDAALPGIRHRARIVAIAKQADMPIEAVWIDTPVAIALSRNACRPADQIVPEAAILSVAGQFEPPSLAEGFIRIHVHKGG
- a CDS encoding OmpA family protein, with amino-acid sequence MKTSAKFLSMAAMSAVLATSACTTDPETGQQRLSKAAIGGIGGAVGGYLLGDLVGGRRDRTEKILGAGIGGLAGAGIGAYMDKQERDLRARTAGTDVQVVRQGDDLLLNLPSGITFAYNSSQVQPQFRQTLDQVADILSQYKQTYIDVYGHTDSTGSDAYNQRLSEQRAVSVADYLASRGVQPARIGTRGFGKSQPIASNDTEEGRAANRRVEIKIVPIREGDLR
- a CDS encoding hemolysin family protein; amino-acid sequence: MAPLPPFPWIDVLIILALVALNGAFAMSELAIVSSRRARLEAMARSGRKGAQAALTLAADPGKFLSTVQIGITLTGIIAGAYSGASLGTPTAARLETLGIAPSTAATLGFALVIGLTTYASLILGELVPKQFALRKPEPIAAFVAVPMRWLAVGTAPIVWILDSTSGVIFKLLGLNRDNEDQVTAEELHLIVAEASKSGVIEEHERSIISGVVRLADRPVREVMTPRTEIDWLDCTLDDAAIRAKLLESPRTRLPVGEGSIDAVVGVVQARDIAMALFRGEPLDLKQLMRKAPVVIDRIDAMDVLLALRQAEVPMALIHDEYGHFEGIVTPADLLAAIAGEFASDADPGEAPSVVERDDGSLLVAGTMAADALADRLGIDLPDDRDYATVAGLALAVFRHLPTEGESFVEQGWRFEVVDLDGRRIDKLLVSEA